From a single Poecilia reticulata strain Guanapo linkage group LG2, Guppy_female_1.0+MT, whole genome shotgun sequence genomic region:
- the cryba2b gene encoding beta-crystallin A2: MNPQQMEQMGQFRITVWEEENFQGKRCEFMLECQNIMERGFNKIRSIKVENGPWVGYEYPEFQGQQFILEKGDYPRYEAWSGNSSYRTEHMLSFRPIKCANHSDSKVTLYECEDFQGRKFEMCDDYPSLQAMGWCSKEVPSMKVNSGSWVAYQFPGYRGYQYILERDRHQGEYRNYNEFSTQAHTNQVQSIRRIQH; this comes from the exons ATGAACCCTCAACAGATGGAGCAGATGGGCCAGTTCAGGATCACAGTCTGGGAGGAGGAGAACTTCCAGGGCAAGCGCTGTGAGTTCATGCTGGAGTGCCAGAACATCATGGAGAGGGGCTTCAACAAGATCCGCTCCATTAAGGTTGAGAACGGACC GTGGGTGGGCTACGAGTACCCAGAGTTTCAGGGACAGCAGTTTATCCTGGAGAAGGGAGATTATCCTCGCTATGAGGCCTGGAGTGGAAACAGCAGCTACAGAACCGAGCACATGCTTTCCTTCAGACCCATTAAGTGTGCC AACCACAGTGACAGCAAGGTGACCCTGTATGARTGTGAGGACTTCCAGGGCCGTAAGTTTGAGATGTGCGATGACTACCCCTCCCTACAGGCCATGGGTTGGTGCAGCAAGGAGGTGCCCTCCATGAAAGTCAACTCAGGATC CTGGGTGGCCTATCAGTTCCCTGGTTACCGTGGCTACCAGTACATCCTGGAGAGAGACAGACACCAAGGCGAGTACAGAAACTACAACGAGTTCAGCACCCAGGCTCACACCAACCAGGTGCARTCCATTCGTAGGATCCAGCACTAG
- the umps gene encoding uridine 5'-monophosphate synthase, giving the protein MADVSIDSLILKLHDVNAVKFGEYKLKSGLLTPIYIDLRVLVSHPALMNQVSSVIYQRAQEENLQFNSVCGVPYTALPLATIICSRHELPMLIRRKEAKDYGTKKMVEGSFCEGDTCLIIEDTVTSGSSILETAEVLHKEGLKVTDAIVLMDREQGGVDMLASRGIRLLPIISMFKLLDVLLAAERIDAPTAQSVRKFIMDNNTFRPKKTNGSDSPAPKKPCVEPKQILSYADRAELPKIHPLASKLLKIMEEKESNLCVSADVTSSKELLQLAESLGPKICMLKTHCDILKDFTEEFSQKLQAVAEEHNFLIFEDRKFADIGNTVKHQYEGGVFRISSWSHIVNAHAVPGPGVVKGLSAVGKPLGRGCLLIAQMSSQGSLATGEYTQAVVKMAEENSDFVIGFICGSKMTEKPEFLHMTPGVQIKTGGDLMGQQYTTPEDVIYNKGSDVIIVGRGILEASDRLEATESYRKSGWDAYKRRLGQSDQ; this is encoded by the exons ATGGCGGATGTTTCTATTGACAGTTTAATCCTGAAACTGCACGATGTGAACGCAGTAAAGTTCGGAGAGTACAAGCTAAAGAGCGGCTTGCTGACACCGATTTATATCGACCTGAGGGTTCTGGTTTCCCACCCTGCTCTGATGAACCAG GTTTCGAGCGTCATCTACCAGCGAGCGCAGGAAGAGAACCTTCAGTTTAACTCGGTGTGTGGGGTTCCGTACACGGCCCTGCCTTTGGCCACGATTATCTGCTCAAGACACGAACTGCCCATGCTCATCAGGCGGAAAGAGGCCAAGGACTACG GAACTAAGAAGATGGTGGAGGGGTCATTTTGTGAGGGAGATACGTGTTTAATCATTGAGGACACAGTGACCAGCGGCAGCAGCATCCTGGAGACGGCAGAGGTTCTCCATAAAGAGGGGCTGAAG GTGACAGATGCCATTGTGTTGATGGACAGGGAGCAAGGCGGGGTGGACATGTTAGCATCTCGGGGAATTCGGCTCCTGCCCATCATCTCCATGTTTAAGCTGCTGGATGTGCTGCTTGCAGCTGAACGCATCGACGCCCCGACAGCGCAGAGTGTCCGCAAGTTCATCATGGACAACAACACTTTCAG GCCTAAGAAGACAAACGGCAGTGATTCTCCAGCTCCCAAGAAGCCGTGTGTGGAACCAAAGCAAATTTTGAGCTATGCAGACAGAGCAGAGCTGCCAA AAATTCACCCCCTGGCATCTAAACTGCTCAAGATCATGGAGGAGAAGGAGTCCAACCTTTGCGTCTCCGCTGACGTGACGAGCAGCAAGGAGCTGCTCCAGCTGGCCGAGTCTCTCGGTCCAAAGATCTGCATGTTGAAGACTCACTGTGACATCCTGAAG GATTTCACAGAAGAGTTCAGCCAGAAACTCCAAGCTGTGGCTGAAGAACACAACTTTCTCATCTTTGAAGACCGCAAGTTTGCTGACATTGGAAATACAGTCAAGCATCAGTATGAGG GCGGTGTGTTCCGGATCTCGTCTTGGTCCCACATCGTCAACGCCCACGCTGTGCCGGGGCCCGGGGTCGTGAAGGGCTTGAGCGCTGTGGGGAAGCCTCTGGGCCGAGGCTGTTTGCTCATTGCACAGATGAGCTCCCAAGGCTCTCTGGCTACTGGTGAATACACACAAGCTGTG GTGAAGATGGCAGAGGAAAACTCAGACTTTGTAATTGGATTCATCTGTGGTTCCAAGATGACTGAAAAACCAGAATTTCTCCACATGACTCCAGGTGTGCAGATAAAGACTGGAG GGGATTTGATGGGCCAACAGTACACAACCCCAGAGGACGTAATCTACAACAAAGGCTCAGATGTCATCATTGTGGGACGAGGCATTTTGGAGGCGTCTGATAGGCTCGAAGCTACCGAGTCGTATAGAAAGTCGGGCTGGGATGCCTACAAGAGGAGATTGGGTCAGAGCGACCAGTAA